GCGGTATAATTTCATAAGCAAAAATGAAATGTAGATTTGTGAAGTGCCTAACTTTCTGTCCTATTTTAAGGCTAAAACTTTGCACTGATTTCACGCCGTTAGCCTCTAACATTTCTTTTGAAACTAAACCTTTTTTTTGCCAAAATGCTAATTCTTCATCTGCAAAAGGCTTAAAGGAAATATTTAGTAATTCTTTTTCTGTGGTTTTATCTATGTTTGTTTTCTTAGCTTGCTTTTTAGGTGCATAAGTGGGCTTGTTTATTGACTCGTCGGTTTCTATTAAATTGTAAATTTGACATAAGATACGAAAAGCTTGCTTGTTATTTGTATTTTGATATAGTTTGACAAACTTAAAACAATCGCCCTTGATACTATCATCTCCAAAATCTTTGAAAATATACTTTCCGAATTTTTTAGTAATAAAAAACGAACTTGTACGCTCTTCGCGAAAAGGGTTGAAAGGTTGGGGTTTAGTACTTGGCTCAAAACCATAATAACGGTATACGGCTAACCCTCCATCTTGTGAAATAGCATTTTGTAGTGCTTGCCACAGGTCTTGTGTTTGAACAGACATAATTTGTAAAACAGAAACACATGGCTATCAAGTGTTGAAGTAACACGTGGCTTAGCAACGAAGCAAATGAATAGGGCGGGTTAGAATGGAACCAAAAGAGTTGGTAGTTTTTTCACTACTATTACCTTCTGAGCAAGGTAGAATCTTTAACACAAATTTTGATGAAAAGTATCAAATAATTTTTAGGGTTTGTAAAGAATTTGTGTAAAAATTCTTTTTGTTCTCAAAAATTATTTGTATTTTTGCGTGATGTAAAACAGAAACCAACAATTTTGGTTAGTTAGTTTTAGAAATTTGCCCTAAAAAGCAAATGCTGCTGTTGCTAACTAAACACACGTGAGTATGTAAGTCCTTGATAATCACTTACCTACTTTTAGAAATTTGGAAGGCTTGAGGCGGGAACCCTTAAGCCTTCTTTTTTTATGCATCTTCTATTTTTTCAAAGATGCTTACTTTCAGAAAGGTTATATAACTTTTTTATCTTACCTTTCTAATTTGCAATAATACATAAAAAAAATGAGAAAGAAGTTATGTAATCGCTTTTTTGATAGGAATTTTTGAGATATTAAGTAGGTAAAATTGGCTAAACTTTTGCATTGTCTAAGAAATAAGTAATTTTAACTTAGTTGAATTTCTGTTTCACCTCAAACTCATACCTTATATGATACAGTTTTTGCAAAGCCAAGTAAATGAAGATATTTCACAAGAACTAATAGAGAAAATCCAGCAAGCAGCACAACAAAAGCTTATCCTTGAAAAAGAAATAGAAAATTTGCGTATTCAAATAGATGAAATTTTAGAAGATTTACAATATAGCATAGACCGAGAGTGTCAATACTGGGTATGTGAACACTTTGATATTCATCATGATGAATACAGCTTACTTAAACAAATTTTTAATAACCAAGAGCGTGAGTATGAACTTGCCTTACAAGAGGGAAAAACAAGTGTAAGTTTTTTTATGATTAGCGATGATGAAGTAATACGATGGCAAATACAAAACTTAGAAGGTAAAGGCTATTTGACTACTTATCAAGATATTGATAATAGAGTATATGTAAGATTACAAGCGAACTTCTTTACTCAATTCAAAAGTACATTAGAAAGCATAGAGAACCGAATCAGAAATTTAGAGATTTATCGTAACTTATTCCGTGAGAGTTTGAATGAAATTTGAAAATATTGCCTAACTTTGCCTAAACGTTTTTTTGGTATAGGCAAAGTTTTTTATGGCTCAAATTATCTCATTAGTTAATCATAAGGGTGGAGTAGGTAAAACTACATCTACGCTCAATTTGGGCAAAGCTCTCTCTATTTTGGGTAAAAAAGTGTTAGTAATTGATATAGACCCACAGGCTAACCTCTCACAATCGGTAGGAATAGACGAACCTCAGAATACAGTGTATGACGTGCTTTGCAATAATGTTCCCTTACCTATTTATAATATAGATGAGAAATTTGCCATTGTTCCTGCCGAACTTCGCCTCTCTATGGCAGAGAATAATCTACAAGCAGAGCAAGTTACAGGTTACTTCAAATTAAGAAAAGCCTTACAAAGTATAAAACAAAATTATGATTATATTTTGATTGATTGCCCGCCAAGTTTGGGTATTCTTACTATCAATGCTTTGTTAGCTTCTACGCATTTAATTATTGTAGTTGAGCCGCAATATTTAGCTGTCAAAGGCTTGCAAACGATTATAGACCTTTACAAAAGATTGAAAGACGATTTAAATACCGATTTGAGTATTTTAGGATTGCTTATTACGCAATTTAACCGAACCGTCGTAAGTAAAAGTATTATTGAGCAGATTCAACGAAAGTATAAAAACGTAGTTCTCAATACAATTATTCGGCAGAATGTGAAAATTACTGAAGCGAGTGCTTTACGAAAAGATATTTTTCAACACGATGCTCAAAGTGCAGGAGCACAAGATTACTTGGCTTTAGCCAAAGAAATTATAGCTATTTGACAAAAGGTCTTATCTGTTTTATATTCAATAAAGATAGAGTATGGCAAAAAAAGAACAGTTTGTAATTCAAGAATTACAACAAAATGCAGTAGAGGAGAAATTACAATTTGAGAAAGAGGTTCTGAGTAATATCGTTATGTTGCCTGAACTCAAATCTTATATTCCTAAATTACATCCCGATGAGTTCGTATTATTAGAGGCGAACATCAGAAAAGATGGTTGTCGTGAACCGCTTGTACTTTGGGCAAACGAAGGGAAATACGTTATTGTAGATGGACATAACCGTTACTCGATATGTCAAGCTTATAAAATTCCCTTCAGGTTTGAGATAAAAAACTTTGAAAGCCTTGACGATGTAAAACTATGGATGCTTAATAACCAATTAGGTAAGCGAAACCTGACGGATGCACAAAGGAGTTATCTACGCGGAAAACAATATGAACTAGAGAAATTAAAGCGGGGAAGACCCCAAAAAAAAGGGGAAAATGTTTCCTCTTTTTCTAAAAGACAAAAAACCGTAGATAAGTTAGCAGAACAGCATAAAGTTTCAGATAGAACAATAAAAAATGACGAGCGATATGCCAAAATAATAGATAGATTAAGTGCTAACTACCCTGAGTTGAAATGGAAAATCTTGAACCAAGATGTAGAGTTACCTAAAACTGCAATTAGCTTTTTGGAAAGTCTAGATGAAACAAATTTTCAAAAAGTAGCCAAATTTTTAGCAGAAGGAAGGAACTTCAAGAAGATAGTAAAAAATTACCGAAACACGAAGAAAATAAACTTGAATGAAGATAGCCCTAAAGCTATTGACTGGGATAAAGTTCACAAAATTTATGACTTGTTTACTGATGCTATTAAGACTAAAAATGAGGCCTTACTTAAAGAAATTATACGTATGATGAGAGGATTAGACTAATGTAAAAAAAGGGGAAAATATTTCCTCTTTTTTTAGATGGAATGAAAAATGATAAAATTTCTCTCTTAACCACCTATTGAAAAGCAAGTTAGACTACTTAAAAAAAAGGTTCTCAAATTATAGTAGGTACACTCAACTAATTGACCATATAAAACGTGGCACCTTAAAATATTACTACCATAGTAGTAAACAAGGCTGAATGAAAAAAATATATTAATATTAATATAATAGAAATGTATGATAAATTTTTTTTTTTTTTTTGTTAATATTCCCGCCCAATTAGCTCATAAGTATTGTGGTACATACAAATCGGTACATGCATCAAAGGCTAGAGTATCAAGCTGAAATCGTAAAGTAACTTATTCTAACTGATTGTAATGGCATACTGCAAGACAATCACTATTTCTTACAAAAAAAATTATTTATAATTAGTCTAAATAAATTTAATTTATTAACTTTGTGCGTTCAAAATTGTAGAACACACTTGATTTTCAATAAAAATTTAACACAAATGAAAAGAATATATTTTTCGTTTAAGTTACCTATTGTAGTCCTAACAATAGTTTTAGGAGTAAGTTGTAAAAAGGACGAGCTACGCCCTGCACTAGTTATTCCTACAACTTACGAGTCTGCTGATTTTAATACTAACGCCTCTACGCAAATTGCCGTAGTAAACCAATTAGTTGCTCTTACAGAGGAAGCTAAAAAAGGAAGAGTACAAGGCATGATAGTAACAAAAACGGCATTAGACAATTTGTTTAATGCTGGAAATCCAAGTTTAGCAAGTCTTATTACGCCTTATTTTAAGAGTAGATTAGAAGGAACGGGAGGATGGTTCGATGAGTTAGCCAAAGCTAGCGGGGGAACTTATACACCTGGCCCACCTACAGGGCAGGGTGGTGTTTTTGGGACAGGAAGCAGTGCTTACCTCTTTGATGAGAATGGTTTAGAATTAGAACAACTCATAGAAAAAGGACAATTTGGAGCAACTCTCTACAAACACGCTACCGACCTCATGGCAGGTAATATCACAGAAGCCACTATTGATCAAATCGTAGCCATCTATGGAGCAACACCTGCTTTTAGCAATTCAGGTTCTAATAATGTAGCCGCTAATGTACGCGACAGGGCTATGGCTAACTACGCTGCTCGTAGAGATAAAAATGATGGTAATGGTTTATATTCGCAGATGAAAAATCAGTTTCTTAAACTTAAAGCCGCAGTCAAAGCAGGCAGCAAATACAATAAAGAACGTAATGAAGCCTTAGCAGAAATTCGCCTATTATGGGAAAAAATAAATGCCGCTACTATTATCAATTATTGCCATTCTGCTATTGCTAATTTAAGCAAAACAAATCCTACAGACAATGAAAAAGCTAGTGCTTTACATGCTTATAGCGAAGCCGTTGGATTTCTTCATGGTTGGAGAACTATCCCTCAAAATTTCAAAAAAATTACCGATGCTCAAATTGACGAAATGCTAATATGGCTTAATGCTCCATACAATGGCACTCCTACTTCTTATAAGTTTATAACTGACTCTGTGAATGAACTGCCAAAGCTAACTCAGGTTATCAATAAATTAAGGGATTTATATGGTTTTACTGCCCAAGAAATTGAGGATTTTAAACAAAACTGGGTAAGCCTACAAAGACGGTAGCTTTACTTGTAAAATTCAGTTTTGTTCTATACACAATCAAAGCAGATTTACTAAATTAGCGTAAGTGTTTTGCTTACGCTAATTTTTTTACTCTTATTAAGTAGTGAGTAATTGTTTAAGTAGTGAGTAATTGTACAATACCTTGTAAAGGAATAATTGCCCACGAAGGACGAGAGTTTAATTCATAGCCTAGTTCATAAATAGCTTTTTCTAATAGGTGATATTTGAGTAAGTAGTTAATTTCTTTCTGATAACCAATATCTAACGAATTTGCCATAGCTACCTTTATATAAGTATTTAAGTAAACCGCTACAATAATACGATAGTATCGATTACCCGCTTCGGAAAGTTGTTCAAAACCGATTTTACTGTTTTCTTTTTCTACTAATTCAAAAATATTTGCATATACCGCATAGTGAAATGAGCGTATCATACCTGCCACATCTTTGATAGGAGGTTGCTTTACTTTCCTATCACGGATAGTACTTTCAGGCTCGCCTTCAAAGTCTAAAATAATAAAATCATCATTTTGCTTCAGAACTTGCCCTAAATGAAAATCCCCGTGAATACGTATGCGTTTGGAGATGAGCTTATTTTCATCAAAATTCAAAAAGAAGTCTCGTATTTCTTCTTTTTTTTCTAAAAAGAAATTTGCATACTCTTTGGCTAATCCCGTTAGTTTATCTTTATTTTGTTCGATCAAAGCCAACCGTTTGTCTAATTGAGCAATCATACGATTTTTGAGCCAAACGGAATAGTCCTCATTGTATAACTGTGGTAGGAAGGTATAACTCGTTCTATCCGAAGAGATAGCAATGTGCATCTCAGCAGTGCGTTGGGCAAGTTTATCAATACTTTTCAACGTTTCTAAACTCATCAAATCAATTGTTTCAGGATCTAATTCTTTGATAGATTTAGGCTGATATAATTCCACCTTCTCTATCTTGCTAATGTTAATCTTATATTTGATAATCTTGTTAAAGTAGCTTCTAATTTGTCCGTTCAAATATTGCCATGCATCGCCTTCATTCTCTACTTTTTGTTGCATTAGCCCTAATGAAACTTCAGGTTGTTTGGCGCGTTTCCAAGAGATGCTCCCTGCATATTTAGGGGAGTGAGCAAAGTTAGCATTTTCTGTAAGGAACTTCGTGATTTCATAGTCAGGGTTGGTTTCGCGGTAAAGCCTACGGTAGATTTTCAAAAAATACTGGTCATTAAAAATAAGTGATGTATTACTTTGATCAGTTTTTAATAGGATAGACTCTATAGCTTTATCTGTTTGGTGCTGTTCTAGAATTTTACCTCTGTTAAATTGTAGTATACCCTCACCTGTGTTAATTTCGGATTGTGCTAAAATGTGATAAAATAATTTGTTTCTAAATGTTTCCCAATATAGAGCATCAATCAAAAGTCCTTTTTGCTCTTGAATCTGCATGGAGCAGATAATTGCCTTTTCGTCTGGCTTAAAATATTCGTCAGTGCTAAAATGAATAGGTAAAAAGTAACTATCAGCAAAGCCTTCGGCAAAAATACTTTCTATAATAAGTAAATATACTTGCGTCTGCTCCACAGGTAACACAAGAGCATGCTGTATAATAAGTTGCTTTACTACTCTCCCTTTACCTCCGAACCAACGCGTAGTTTGCAAGTATTTAGGAAGATACTTATTCAAAAAACTATCCAAAAAAGTTTTATCTTCTAAAATATTAAGCCAAGAGTAATCTGTGGTCAAGCCTTTGTCTTTACTATCTGTAAGTGTATTTGTGGGTAAACTTTCTGTGGAAAGTTCTGCCTCGGTGGTAGTTTTTTTTGCCATCGTTAAAAAAAATTTAGTTTTTTTTGGAGTATATTAAAAAAGCGTTAATTTTGCATAATTCAAAGAAATTTTTTACCCAAATATAAGATAATTTTATTTTATATTTGAAAAATGCTATTTTTGTTGAAAAAAAAGTCTAACGCTTCAAGAAAAATATTTTTTTGGAAAAAAAAGAAAAAAATAGTTAAAAAATCCTTACTAACCTAGTAGGAAAAGGAAAATAAAAATAATTACGAAATAAACTTAAATTAATTAATCAATAACTTATATTTTCTCTATTCATTTTAGTTCAAATTTATCATTGTTCAATTATTCAGAAAACTTAATTTGCATGAAACAGTACAACATCAACAACAGCAGATTACTACTTCTGTCTTTATTTTGCTGGTTATGGGTAATGAGTGCCTTGGCACAAAATGTTTCCATATCTGGTAAAGTTATCAGTGCAGAAGACAAGCAAGGTCTCGCAGGTGTTACTGTAAACATCAAAGGGACAAGCACAGCTACCACTACTGATTTTGAGGGAAACTACAAAATTGAAGCCCCTCAAGGTAGTATTTTGGTTTTCAGCTATGTAGGCTTCAAGTCGCAAGAAATTCCCGTAGGGACTTCTACTACCATAGACGTAATCTTAGAATCTGACACTAAGTTAGAGGAAGTGGTAGTAGTTGGTTATACCACTGTACAGAAAAAGGATGTTACAGGAGCAATTACTAGCCTTACTCCTAAGGATTTTAACCAAGGTCCTATTACTAGCCCCTTGCAACAACTCAACGGCAGAGCAGCAGGCGTTGCCATCAACCAAGTAGGTAGTGAGC
The sequence above is a segment of the Bacteroidia bacterium genome. Coding sequences within it:
- a CDS encoding ParA family protein → MAQIISLVNHKGGVGKTTSTLNLGKALSILGKKVLVIDIDPQANLSQSVGIDEPQNTVYDVLCNNVPLPIYNIDEKFAIVPAELRLSMAENNLQAEQVTGYFKLRKALQSIKQNYDYILIDCPPSLGILTINALLASTHLIIVVEPQYLAVKGLQTIIDLYKRLKDDLNTDLSILGLLITQFNRTVVSKSIIEQIQRKYKNVVLNTIIRQNVKITEASALRKDIFQHDAQSAGAQDYLALAKEIIAI
- a CDS encoding ParB N-terminal domain-containing protein, with protein sequence MAKKEQFVIQELQQNAVEEKLQFEKEVLSNIVMLPELKSYIPKLHPDEFVLLEANIRKDGCREPLVLWANEGKYVIVDGHNRYSICQAYKIPFRFEIKNFESLDDVKLWMLNNQLGKRNLTDAQRSYLRGKQYELEKLKRGRPQKKGENVSSFSKRQKTVDKLAEQHKVSDRTIKNDERYAKIIDRLSANYPELKWKILNQDVELPKTAISFLESLDETNFQKVAKFLAEGRNFKKIVKNYRNTKKINLNEDSPKAIDWDKVHKIYDLFTDAIKTKNEALLKEIIRMMRGLD
- a CDS encoding DUF4856 domain-containing protein; protein product: MKRIYFSFKLPIVVLTIVLGVSCKKDELRPALVIPTTYESADFNTNASTQIAVVNQLVALTEEAKKGRVQGMIVTKTALDNLFNAGNPSLASLITPYFKSRLEGTGGWFDELAKASGGTYTPGPPTGQGGVFGTGSSAYLFDENGLELEQLIEKGQFGATLYKHATDLMAGNITEATIDQIVAIYGATPAFSNSGSNNVAANVRDRAMANYAARRDKNDGNGLYSQMKNQFLKLKAAVKAGSKYNKERNEALAEIRLLWEKINAATIINYCHSAIANLSKTNPTDNEKASALHAYSEAVGFLHGWRTIPQNFKKITDAQIDEMLIWLNAPYNGTPTSYKFITDSVNELPKLTQVINKLRDLYGFTAQEIEDFKQNWVSLQRR
- a CDS encoding trehalose synthase is translated as MAKKTTTEAELSTESLPTNTLTDSKDKGLTTDYSWLNILEDKTFLDSFLNKYLPKYLQTTRWFGGKGRVVKQLIIQHALVLPVEQTQVYLLIIESIFAEGFADSYFLPIHFSTDEYFKPDEKAIICSMQIQEQKGLLIDALYWETFRNKLFYHILAQSEINTGEGILQFNRGKILEQHQTDKAIESILLKTDQSNTSLIFNDQYFLKIYRRLYRETNPDYEITKFLTENANFAHSPKYAGSISWKRAKQPEVSLGLMQQKVENEGDAWQYLNGQIRSYFNKIIKYKINISKIEKVELYQPKSIKELDPETIDLMSLETLKSIDKLAQRTAEMHIAISSDRTSYTFLPQLYNEDYSVWLKNRMIAQLDKRLALIEQNKDKLTGLAKEYANFFLEKKEEIRDFFLNFDENKLISKRIRIHGDFHLGQVLKQNDDFIILDFEGEPESTIRDRKVKQPPIKDVAGMIRSFHYAVYANIFELVEKENSKIGFEQLSEAGNRYYRIIVAVYLNTYIKVAMANSLDIGYQKEINYLLKYHLLEKAIYELGYELNSRPSWAIIPLQGIVQLLTT